The Oncorhynchus nerka isolate Pitt River linkage group LG15, Oner_Uvic_2.0, whole genome shotgun sequence genome contains the following window.
TGAGTAGACAATATAAAACTTCAATACGTGTCTTATGCCCTCCAGTTAAAGAACTAATTGCATGCTCTGTTACCCATTCTTACTGTGATATTCTATATTCTTTTATTCTTTACAAGCATTCAATGGGACTCCTGGGAAATTATAAAAGGACATGATTGTGAAAATATTCATTAGAAACAATAGGcaatccatccattcctccattcctgaAATGAATTGATTTGAAATAGAACTGTTCCAAAACTGAGCTGCTGACACAGTACTCTCTGAGATCACCATTAGTAACAGGGTTGCCTTACTTCAAGGCAATATTACTGTAAATCTGATTTCCTTAATTAAATTTGTGTTTGATAAACACAAAGGTAGGTTTGTAATCCAAATCTATAATCTATAAACAAGATTTCGACAAATTTTGGAAGGCATCTCAATTGAGACAAACTCTTATATTCCACGTTTGTATCTTGACGATAACACACTACAAAGTATGTGACCAATGCTCTAACTAAACAATGTACTAACTAAACCATTGCATATTTTCATCATTGACATTTCATGGATTACATGTTTCCTGTACAGTAATTTAGCAATTATAAGACTAAAATGGGGGTGTGTCTTCTCTCACACTGTTTAGCCCCTCCCCTCTTCCACCACCTACATAAACCATAGGTCACTTAATTAGTCCAACTAGTCCTCCGCCAAGCTTGAATCAATGGATTGAAAAGAGAAGACGCTCAGAATTATCCTCTCAAGATCAAGGAACTACTAATACTCTCTAATTAGTCAATAGCTTTGGTAGGCAGCAAACAACAGAAATCCAGAATCATTCAAATCAGAACTCCAGTTatggacagagaaacagaaagaatgGATGATAGTTGACTACTTGAAGTCAGTGTTATCAAGGTATTTGCTGTTCCTAAAAATATGATCACCATTCACTAAACAAAGGAGAATAGGGAGCTACCCAGCCAAAACTAGTGCATACCTCAACATACCTGGACACTACCAACTCTGCCAGACACACAGCAGTCAGCAGTTCATCTGATAAGCCATTTTATATTCAGCATTATTGCCCAAATGGACAGCACACACACTGTGGCCCTTATGTTCCACCTTTCCCAGCATACAGTTCTTTCCTGCCAGCCATCACTGTGTCAGCCGAATCCCCTGCACCCCCCGACTCACACAAAAAgacctctgtttctctgtttcagtCGGGAAGCTATTTGAagcattctcctctctcccctaaaTCCCCAGGTTGATGTATCCcactgagcccccccccccccccccccctccaaaccTTTTGCTCAGGAGCCAATATAAACAACTCACACAGCAGTAGTACCACAGATTTTCAGTCCCTTGAGTTTCAGAAGTTACAGATGTTCAATAGACTCAGTGGAGTCTTATCTGATTTTGTACTAAGGTTTCCTGCTTGGGGAATATGAATAATAAACTGGTTGTAAATGTGTGTATTCTGTGTAACTTACGTCTGCCCCTGGTAGGCCGGCTGTTCCGGGAGTTCCTGGTTTGCCATCTTCCCCATCAGGACCCTGGGAACCGAGTGACCATTTCAATACCATGCTAAAATGTATTAACCATTTATTGGTAGGTTATGGCAAAGGAAATAATAGTCCACTCACAGGGCCACCTTCTATGAAGTTAtcatcccctctgtctccctgaaATGAAAGAGAAAAAAAGGAATGTTTATTTAATATCTATGTAAAACTCCACTATAGGTTGAAAATATCAGAATAACACAATTAATGTTGGTCTGTACCAGGTGTGGTGCTGTACAACAGATAAGTCTAAAGCGTGAAATGAcacaaataaacaataaaatattAAATCAAAAGATATCTCACATCAATGCCGTCAACTCCAGGCACGCCTGCTATACCAGGGGGTCCTGCGGGGCCTCTGGTACCGACCGGGCCCCTCTGTAGATAAATAAACAAAATCATTTAAAGAGCCTCTACTGAAATGTATCCCCAAATCATGGCTGATGGCAGTGCTTTGGTCCCCTCACACAAAGAGCTCCATTGTGTGAAATTAGTCGTTTTGTGGGCAGAAAGGTCAAGAAAAGAAAACCACAAGCCTTTATCCACTATACAAGGGACCACTCTATGTAATTACATATGTTGAGAATATTTTTGTTGCGATTCCAACCTACTGGATCCATATGTCAGCACATGCAGCTGTTATGTTACTTGCCCTACACACACCTCTAAATCATGCAGCTATTCACAAAAGAAAGAAATAGTCCACTAATCAATAGGCATATTATGGTAGGTCTAATGTATTTGTAAACTATACGGTTCAACGAATCTGTAAATGCATAGAAGGTGTGTTTCAAAACATTTGGGAGTCTGAGCATCCCATCCCAGCATATCCCATCCATGGGAAATTCTATCCCAATAACACAGGACAATATAATCTCAAGAAAAGCAGTCATACATGCCTGTCATACAAACCAGGTATACATTGTGGCTGGCAAACAAATCGGTGTGAACCATTGGAGAAGAAAATAACCGTAATTTGTGACTTACCTGAGCGGAGCAAATAAGGACCATTTGCAATAAAATCACGCACAATGACTCCCGATATATCCTGGCGCGAGCCATTGTCTTCCCAAAGACACGGAAGACGCAAAACGTGCCTTTTACCGGATTAGTTGGGATTTACGGACCACCTGTCAATATTCCCCAACTGAACCTCACAGTAGACTGAAAGGTACCATGTACTATTAAAATTCATGTTTATTCATGATGGACTGGAGAGCTGGTAAGTGGTTGGAGGATAGATGGAAGGTGCGCGCAAGGGGAGGGTTTCTCTGTGAGACAGTGGGTGGGATTTGGAATGTTCTCTCAATATGTATAAATACCTGTAACTTTTGCTGACTTGTAGTTTGTGAACTAAACGCTTATATTAGAAACAGTTTGTTAcaaattgtattattttttttaaataaaaaaatccaaCCATTTCCCAAATAGCATAGGACAAAACCTAGCCTACTTCTGCACAGGTATAAcatacagcataaatgatgttGCTGTTGCAATCATCAATGCAATATTTCTTCAACATAGAGTTTGTAAATGAGAGAGCAAAATTAATTTAAATCTGTCAGCATGATTTGATTTTGGACATTGTGGGAACATCACGTAGGCGTCGGCCTACAATAGATAAACGTGAGTGAGATCTATTATTCAAAAACACATGCCCACTGATTAAATTATCGATTTTGATTGACTTGCTTTAATGCTTCTTTTTATGTAGCTATCTCAAAGAGAGAAATACAGTATATAATGGCGTATTTTATGCATGTACTAACTCCGCCATGGTTCGTGAGGAAAATTAATGGCGTTTTTGTAGGATTTTGGATAAACGCCTAAAATAAGGTCTGTGATAAACAGGCATAAGAAAGTTTTTATAAATTTTGTTCTATGACATAGTCTTCATAAACGACCATGACGactttttgtgaattttgaaTAACCTATGCAATAAGGTAATAAAAAAATCATAATGGTCAtgctattatctcatagaacaaaatgtaTTAGGGCTCCTAAtccgcttgtttattccatgtgtaactctgtgttgttgtttctgtcgcactgctttgctgtatcttggccaggtcgcagttgtaaatgggaacttgttctcaacttgtatacctggttaaatgaaggttaaataaatacaacatttaaataaaaaaaatcctgtGTTAACTTCAGAATTTATTTTGGGCGTTTTTTCCATAGGGATGACTAAGGACTGCAAACTGGCGAGCACACAAACATTTCAGACAAAATCTTGTAATGGCATCATCTTCATAGGCACTGACTGCATTGTCAGGGTATCCCCACGGTCTTCCTTGCACAAGGCGGCGATATTTCTGGGCCAAGTAAAATCCACCGAAAAAAAATCAGAAAGGGCGTCGTTTTTAAAGCACGTTGGTTTTTTTTCGAACAAcggctgtgttgttgtcttggtACTGTAAATACAAGCAGTAACTAGCTAGCTGGTTCGGTTCAATAGTCTTTTTCTTCAGTTCAATACTTGTGTTGCAAAAGAGACGTGGCTAACGTTACGCATTTATACTAAGAAGCTCACACTGTATAGGTAAAACACATTTTATTAATCAATGTTAGCATTGGCAAAATGACCTGTTGTGTTGAACTGCTGTCTTTGTTATCctgctaagttagctagctagttatattacttagctagttaacgttagctggaCATTGGCCCATTTAACATGTATttgaagctaacgttagctgctagATTGCGTACAAAATTAGAAGTATGTGTCCTTTTGGTTGATTTGGGCTAGCTAGATAAGGAAGAGATCATGAACGTTTGATTGATTGTAGCTAGAGTTTGGTTGGTGGTTGTCTAGCCTGATGGTAGCTAACAACTTGTTGCTGATTTTAATCAATCGCTTCCATCATTATTCTCTGCTATCCATAATTGATTACGTAGTTATCTATCTAGCAGTATCTAGCTATCCATCTAACTGTCCAACAACTTACTTTTGCTTATATACCATTTACGGGACAATTCTTTTTCAGGAAATGGAAAAGTTGGATTTCTCAGAAGATGAAATTCAACAACAATTGGAGGCACTTGGTTACAACAACATACCAAGACACAGACTACGTGAATTCAAAAGAGGTGGGTTGATCAAATTAGCGAATATTTTGATGACCAAATGCGGACTAAATCTGAAATAACTGGGATGTCTTGTCACTTTCACTCTGCAAGTTAGCTGTCAGATTGGTGGAGAAgcaactttgtgtgtgtgtacgtgtgtgtacataTATAGATCTAGATGAACTGATCCGACATGAAAAATCTAAGAGCCACTCATCCAGTGAATTGAACTCGACAAGATCTCAAAGCACCATCTTCAAAAGTCCTCCTGCAGTCACCAAGGTTAAAGGTGAGATCACTGTATGTGTTCTCATGTCCACTACATAATCAAATATaactgggcccggtttcccaaatgcttcttaaggctaagttcatctTAGAGCCATGGGTTCCTATATGGTTTTAATGATGAatttagccttaagatgcttttggggaAGTGGGCCCTGGTCAGTAAGTGTTGGTTGCACCGTTTGATGAGCAGTGAGATTCCTCTCGAGTCTCGATTGAATTTCCTTGTTTTCCCCCCTAACAGTACAGGATAACACTGCAGCCTTCAGAAATGGGTTTGCCCAGGATGGTCCATCACACCATGAAAGACGGGTACATATTCTTGTCCCAAATCATTCAGTCCCCCTTCATCCAGCAGATAAACTAGCTGTATTGtatttattaaaaataataatactagAATGGCATGTTACTTCGTTCTGTGCTCCACCCAGGTGCTAACCTCCACATACAGCAGAGATAACAGTAACTATGGTGCCAGACAGGATTATGACTCCTACACTCAGCACTCTGTTGCCCCCAAGTACCAGCGCCCCTCAACAGCCCCTAATAGGCTGGAAGTGGATCCAGACCTAACTGACCTCCAGCAGTTATCGTTCGCTGTCAGTCAGTCATCCACACCAGACCGAGACACAGGAGCGCATGGGAGACCCTTTATCAAGAGGAAAGTCCTTAGGTGCGGTAAGTTTACATCAGGCGGCTTTGTAAAGACTATAATGATCACGTTTGCGGCTTTGTAAAGACTAATGATCACGGGTGTGGCTTTGTAAAGACTAATGAACACGTGTGCTATTGAGGATACTTGAATCAACCTCACTCTGTTTCTTCCTAAAGGAAACATCAAGGCCAAGTTCACATCTTCGATGAATCAACACACAGTGAAGATTCCGGTAATTCAATGTTATGCATGATATTATTTATGCAAAAAGGCTTAGGAATACTATATTTAAaataaggcctgagggggtgtggtatgttGGCCATTATAAACTGGGCAGTTGgggtcctggatgctgattggctgaaactgCATTCTAgcaatgtaaactcagcaaaaaaagaaacatctctTTTTCAgggccctgtctttcaaagataattcgtaagaatccaaataacttcacagatcttcattgtaatgggtttaaacactgtttcccatgcttgttcaatgaaccataaacaattaatgaacatgcacctgtggaacggtcgttaagacactaacagattattaaggtcacagttgtgaaaacttaggacactaaagaggcctttctactgactctgaaaaacaccaaaagaaggatgcccagggtccctgctcatctgtgtgaacgtgccttaggcatgctgcaaggaggcatgaggactacagatgtggccagggcaataaattgcaatgtccgtactgtgagacgcctaagacagcgctacagggagacaggacggacagctgatcatccttgcagtggcagaccacgtgtaacaacacctgcacaggatcggtacatccgaacatcacacctgcgggacaggaacaggatggcaacaaaaactgcccgagttacaccacgaacgcacaatctctccatcagtgctcagactgtctgcaataggctgagagaggctggactgagggcttgtaggcctgttgtaaggcaggtcctcaccagacatcaccggcaacaacgtcgcctatgggcacaatccCACCgttgctcttcactgatgagttgcggttttgtctcaccaggggtgatggtcggattcgcgttgatcgtcaaaggaatgagcgggatcgatttagaggtggagggtccgtcatggtctagggcggtgtgtcacagcatcattggactgagcttgttgtcattgcaggcaatctcaacactgtgcgttacagggaagacattccttcctcatgtggtacccttcctgcaggctcatcctgacatgaccctccagcatgacaatgccatactgcttgttctgtgtgtgatttcctgcaagacaggaatgtcagtgttctgccatggccagcgaagagcccggatctcaatcccattgagcacgcctggaacctgttggatcggagggcttGGGCccttccccccagaaatgtccgggaacttgcaggtgccttggtggaagagtggggtaacatctcatggCAAGATATGGCAAATCTggtacagtccatgaggaggagatgcactgcagtacttaatgcagctggtggccacaccagatactgacatacttttgattttgacccccccccccccctttgttcagggacattttatttcatttctgttagtcgcatgtctgtggaacttgttcagctaatgtctcagttgttgaatcttatgttcatacaaatatttacacttgttaagtttgctgaaaataaacacagttgacattatttttttgctgagtttatatcaagcattaaactgggtggttcaagccctgagtGCTGATTTGCTGACAGCCGTGTTTTATCAGACCGTATAcaattatttttactgctctaattatgttggtaaccatttTATAGTAGCAGTAAGGCACCTCGGGATTTGTgaaatatggccaatataccatgctTACAGGCTATGTCCAGGCATGTTGccttgtgcctaagaacagcacTTAACAGTGGTGTATTGGCCATAttccacacctcctcgggccttattacttaaatataccacgggtatgacacaaCTACTTGTTTACTGTTATATTTATGTTGGAAACCAGTTcttgtcgtgcctaagaacaaccCTTATGGGTGGTATATTGGTCACAATTTAATGTGTGTAATTAATTTGGTGATGTGGTGTTATGATTTGAATGAGAATAGGTCAATTACACCCTCTAGCCAGAATTAAAGTATGGACGGGCCCGCACAGATATGTTAATTGGGTATTTTGAGATGAGAAGTAGGGCCTGCTAGTCATGGCAAATGTTTGGGTTACTGGGACCCACATACGTTTTACCTTAATCTTTTAATTTAAATGGAATATTGGAACCTTTGTTTACCTTGCACTTATTATTTTGGATTCAACATataaaacatttgttttattCATCAAGCCATTGGATTCTTGACTTTCTATGGATTTGCGACTCAAATCTTTCAACTGGTTTTCCCATGGCTATTTGAAAGCCACTACATTTAAGTAAATAAGTTCCACATGTTATGGATTAATCAAGACACCTGGAGCAAAGCAGCTCTGCTGACAAAAGAGACCGTGAGTATAATACCTGTTTAACGTGCAAGCTAAGCCTATCTTTTGTGATTGTTGGTTTGGAAATGTTTGACGCGTCTGTTTTGGAAACAAATGTCGCAAGCTATTCAACTGTGAATAGGTTCGTTAGGCGCTATTGGAAATGCACTGTTGATCTTGACAAACAAAGCTTAGTGCTAGACTATCCATGGACTTTTTGGACACGCTGCTGAGAAGGAATACATCACACAGCATTGTGGAGTTGCAGTTCCTCTGGCGACCAGCCTTCAACAGGTGGCAGTATAGAGCAACATTGAGACCACAGGGAATAATCCTCTTAGCACTACTCCTTAGCCATCTGCCTCTGCAGATCACCACACACTCCCCACAGCAGCAGCATAAGGAGACATCTTACCCTTCGCTACCATGTATAAAATGTACGACAGTCAGTGGGATGAAGAGAGTGAGGACGGGAATAGCTCCCTAAACTCTGCTTTCTGGTCcgacggggaggaggaggagaaggttgagCAATACAAGCAGGAAGATACAGAGCCCAACAGAACCACTGAACACACACAAGAGGAGCCACCTGTCGCAGAGCCACCTGTCACGGAGCGTCCAAAGGAAACCGAAcaggaggagtgtagaggagaaagGGCTAAGCGGGGTGAAAAGATTGACGAGGAGGGTTACAGCACTCGTGATGGGAGCCCGGCGCTGAGCTTACTGACATCTGGTTATGGCACCTACAGGCCAGACTCTTCAGCTAAGGACGATCCGGAGGGAGAAGACTATAGAGACGACAGTACCATAGCTGAGTTTGACAGAGAAAGCCAGGACCTTTCTGAGATGCAATATGGCGATGAGGATGACCAGTCGCTCGCCAATTTTGATGTTGGTGGTAAGGAGGATACCACTGATCTACAGATCTGTGAGGACACCGGTTTGAGGACGAAGTTGGAAGAAAGTCAAAGCCTCTCTAATATGGCATATTGTGAAGATCATCCTCCTGTTGAATTGGAGAGCAAAGACCGCACTGATGTGAACTACTGTGAAGATGACTATACATTGGCTCAGACTAAAAATGACAAGGCAGTATTAGATGGGACATATCCTGAAGACAGTTCTCTCACTGAGTCCAAAGACAATGAGAGGCCCACTGGAGAAGGATATAGGAAAGAAGAGAAAGGAGCAGAGGATGAGCAGGAGTGGGAGGATTTGCAGTCGCTGGCGGGCAATAAAGATATTACGTTAATTGATTCCAAGTCTACTAAGACTTATGAAGAGTGGGAGGATAACAGAAGACACAAAAGGGGTAAACTGTATACCCGGTCTATTCTCTCTATAGAATGAAAATACAATTTCAATAGGTAACATCTCCTTAGTCCAAGTGTGTGCATAATAGACTGACACCCTGTACAAG
Protein-coding sequences here:
- the LOC115142521 gene encoding centriolar and ciliogenesis-associated protein HYSL1-like; the protein is MEKLDFSEDEIQQQLEALGYNNIPRHRLREFKRDLDELIRHEKSKSHSSSELNSTRSQSTIFKSPPAVTKVKVQDNTAAFRNGFAQDGPSHHERRVLTSTYSRDNSNYGARQDYDSYTQHSVAPKYQRPSTAPNRLEVDPDLTDLQQLSFAVSQSSTPDRDTGAHGRPFIKRKVLRKHQGQVHIFDESTHSEDSGAVSGLGERHVSMSTHQELELESDEAGSLSDRSESDCLPSAFKAYIRGMARSRSEIDIRPQPKSFIRPVMDHPHTRSLKKTDPVAKYFQYKQDWEMFKAPGEKDRKALHWEIREQLAYQPLPPKPRRVFVPNTYVVPTEKKRSALRWEIRHDLANGLLPPINYRL